A portion of the Bubalus kerabau isolate K-KA32 ecotype Philippines breed swamp buffalo chromosome 1, PCC_UOA_SB_1v2, whole genome shotgun sequence genome contains these proteins:
- the RNASEH2A gene encoding ribonuclease H2 subunit A, translated as MDLSELERDNTGRCRLSSPVPPVCLKEPCVLGVDEAGRGPVLGPMVYAICYCPLSRLEDLEALKVADSKTLSESERDRLFAKMKEDGDFVGWALDVLSPNLISTSMLGRVKYNLNALSHDTATGLVQFALDQGVNVAQVFVDTVGLPETYQERLQQRFPGIEVTVKAKADALYPVVSAASICAKVARDQAVKNWKFVEKLQDLDTDYGSGYPNDPKTKAWLRNHVDPVFGFPQFVRFSWRTAQSILESEAEDVKWEDSETGHPEGPGKIKSYFSESPQTCPRLPHRYFQERGLESATVL; from the exons ATGGATCTCAGCGAGCTGGAAAGAGACAATACGGGCCGCTGTCGCCTGAGTTCGCCTGTGCCTCCTGTGTGCCTCAAAGAGCCCTGCGTCCTGGGCGTCGATGAAGCGGGCCGGGGCCCGGTGCTGG GCCCCATGGTCTATGCTATCTGCTATTGTCCCCTGTCCCGCCTGGAGGATCTGGAGGCCCTGAAAGTGGCAG ACTCAAAGACCCTGTCGGAGAGCGAGCGGGACAGGCTTTTTGCGAAAATGAAGGAGGACGGGGACTTTGTGGGCTGGGCACTGGACGTGCTGTCTCCAAACCTCATCTCTACCAGCATGCTTGGGCG GGTGAAATACAACCTGAACGCCCTCTCTCACGATACAGCCACTGGGCTAGTGCAGTTTGCGTTGGACCAGGGTGTGAACGTGGCGCAG GTGTTTGTGGACACCGTGGGGCTCCCAGAGACATACCAGGAACGATTGCAGCAGCGTTTCCCTGGCATTGAGGTGACAGTCAAGGCCAAGGCAGATGCTCTCTACCCTGTGGTCAGTGCTGCCAGTATCTGTGCCAAG GTGGCCCGAGACCAGGCTGTGAAGAACTGGAAGTTTGTGGAGAAACTGCAGGACCTGGACACTGATTATGGCTCGGGCTACCCTAATG ATCCCAAGACGAAAGCCTGGTTGAGGAACCATGTGGACCCTGTGTTCGGCTTCCCCCAGTTTGTCCGCTTCAGCTGGCGCACAGCCCAGAGCATCCTGGAGAGTGAGGCGGAAGACGTGAAGTG GGAGGACTCGGAGACTGGGCATCCGGAGGGACCTGGGAAGATCAAGTCCTACTTCAGTGAAAGCCCCCAAACCTGCCCCCGCCTCCCCCATCGGTACTTCCAGGAGCGGGGCCTGGAGTCAGCCACTGTCCTCTAG
- the RTBDN gene encoding retbindin, whose protein sequence is MACRGRTRPRALAWALQLTLAWMLLGACGGSHPLPARSQRHYRLATNLGTDQLHLEEMNPPEASDSGLLPVRCGELSPRFATCESDVICSPTWLSLLEKRGCEPGCTTYRQTFADGEELCRSLLGDALPVADPGSGHCLNISVSMLPRPRRARWARGTIFRRSRRSRTGILDSASSGSGSGSGSGP, encoded by the exons ATGGCCTGCAGGGGTCGCACTCGACCCAGGGCCTTGGCCTGGGCCCTGCAACTGACCCTGGCATGGATGCTGTTGGGGGCTTGTGGAGGGAGCCACCCACTCCCAGCTAGATCACAGAGACACTATAGGCTGGCGACCAATCTGGGCACAGACCAACTGCACCTGGAAG AGATGAACCCACCAGAGGCATCGGACTCTGGGCTCCTCCCAGTGCGCTGTGGGGAGCTGAGCCCCAG GTTTGCCACTTGCgaaagtgatgtcatctgcagCCCGACTTGGCTCTCACTCCTAGAAAAGAGGGGCTGCGAGCCTGGCTGCACTACTTACAGGCAG ACTTTTGCAGACGGAGAGGAGCTTTGCCGCTCGCTTCTGGGCGACGCGCTACCAGTGGCGGATCCCGGCTCTGGTCACTGTCTCAACATTTCCGTCTCGATGTTGCCGCGTCCCAGACGTGCACGATGGGCCCGGGGAACCATTTTCCGGCGCTCCCGCCGCTCTCGCACGGGGATCCTGGACTCCGCGAGCAGCGGGAGTGGCAGTGGAAGTGGCAGCGGCCCCTAG